In Apus apus isolate bApuApu2 chromosome 5, bApuApu2.pri.cur, whole genome shotgun sequence, the following are encoded in one genomic region:
- the ACYP1 gene encoding acylphosphatase-1 isoform X2, producing MAEGEELISVDYEVSGKVQGVFFRKYTQGEAKRLGLVGWVQNTSRGTVQGQIQGPAVRVQELQEWLRKVGSPQSRISRAEFSNEKKIGELEHKEFQIVK from the exons ATGGCGGAGGGCGAGGAGCTGATCTCCGTGGACTACGAGGTGTCCGGCAAGGTGCAGGGCGTTTTCTTCCGCAAATACACCCAG GGGGAGGCTAAGAGGCTGGGGCTTGTTGGTTGGGTCCAAAATACCAGCCGTGGCACCGTGCAAGGGCAGATCCAGGGCCCTGCTGTCagggtgcaggagctgcaggaatggCTCAGGAAGGTGGGGAGCCCCCAGTCCCGCATCAGCCGAGCCGAGTTCAGCAACGAGAAGAAGATCGgggagctggagcacaaggAGTTCCAGATCGTCAAGTAA
- the ACYP1 gene encoding acylphosphatase-1 isoform X1, with translation MAEGEELISVDYEVSGKGEAKRLGLVGWVQNTSRGTVQGQIQGPAVRVQELQEWLRKVGSPQSRISRAEFSNEKKIGELEHKEFQIVK, from the exons ATGGCGGAGGGCGAGGAGCTGATCTCCGTGGACTACGAGGTGTCCGGCAAG GGGGAGGCTAAGAGGCTGGGGCTTGTTGGTTGGGTCCAAAATACCAGCCGTGGCACCGTGCAAGGGCAGATCCAGGGCCCTGCTGTCagggtgcaggagctgcaggaatggCTCAGGAAGGTGGGGAGCCCCCAGTCCCGCATCAGCCGAGCCGAGTTCAGCAACGAGAAGAAGATCGgggagctggagcacaaggAGTTCCAGATCGTCAAGTAA